In Arachis hypogaea cultivar Tifrunner chromosome 2, arahy.Tifrunner.gnm2.J5K5, whole genome shotgun sequence, a genomic segment contains:
- the LOC140179067 gene encoding uncharacterized protein has product MASSSSKRRPGKEPMVTEPPSFDASKFRSQFHEGRYHRFMEAKNVIYEKGLDLREGEYPIMRQITRERRWELLCAPLTDISAVMIREFYANAAKENKNSAPYTSYVRGVEVSFSPAAITRALKLRTITYAEPSYEARLQIKNNPDEILQGLCMENTDWERDSKGIPSHIRRINLTPVAKGWYEIVRRSILPTGNASWVTIKRALLTYCILHGGEINLAQLIADSIQEMADSTSKSKGLGHPSTIQRLCDRANVLFEDEDTTKVKKGKWITKKSMEGTNEEEDQEGVVAPRQRRSQREEGRNQAYDAIDMSQLQRSIEELSQQLMQAQQGQNQLMQAQQGQNQEGQEKYLEPHPEFMEQFLKEKEEREAWQHQMEEKQERWQQQMMTQQQEFQAQILEGQKEQYKEFKESYDKLYFSQVKAREYSHTLYQWKNVHHTMGEVRHVQRMEYDENMQARLEYLTHNLPTLNPEIKPFEQCPEFLAKQQAKSHQYTESTFKRLEDFGLSGLLDSVWGRRCPGEEIRDYSKTGKRKKKKGESSSSHDH; this is encoded by the coding sequence atggcctcctcaagctcaaaaagaaggccgggaaaagaacctatggtaaccgaacctccatcatttgatgcaagcaagtttagatcccaattccatgaagggagatatcataggttcatggaggcaaagaatgtcatctatgagaaaggccttgatttgagggaaggagaatatcccatcatgaggcaaattactagagaaagaaggtgggaacttttgtgtgctcctctgactgacatcagtgcagtaatgatcagggagttctatgcaaatgctgcaaaagaaaacaaaaatagtgctccctacacaagttatgtcagaggggTTGAAGTGAGTTTTAGCCCAGCTGCTATCACAAGAGCcctcaagttgagaaccataacctatGCAGAGCCCAGTTATGAGGCTAGattgcaaataaaaaataatcctgatgagatcctgcaggggttatgcatggaaaatacagattgggaaagagattcaaagggaattccaagtcacataaggaggataaatcttactcctgtggctaagggatggtatgaaatagtgaggagatctatccttcctactggaaacgcctcttgggtcacaatcaaacgagcactcttgacatactgcatcttgcatggaggtgagatcaatcttgcacaactcatagccgacagtattcaagaaatggccgatagcacaagcaaatcaaaaggtcttggacatccaagcacCATCCAAAGGCTATGTGACAGAGCTAACGTactctttgaagatgaggacacaacaaaagtgaagaaagggaaatggattaccaagaagagcatggagggaacgaatgaagaagaagaccaagaaggggtagtagctcctagacaaaggagatcacaaagagaggaaggacgaaatcaagcttatgatgccatagatatgagccaattgcaaagatcaattgaagaactatctcagcaactcatgcaggctcaacaaggtcaaaaTCAACTCATGCAGGCCCAACAAGGCCAAAATCAGGAgggccaagagaaatatctagagccccatcctgaatttatggagcaatttttgaaagaaaaagaggaacgagaggcttggcagcatcaaatggaggagaaacaagagagatggcaacaacaaatgatgactcagcagcaagaatttcaagcacagattcttgaaggacaaaaagagcaatacaaagaattcaaagaatcatatgataagctgtattttagtcaagtTAAAGCAAGGGAATATAGTCACaccctgtatcaatggaagaatgttcatcataccatgggagaagttagacacgtacaaagaatggagtatgatgaaaacatgcaagcaaggttggagtacttaacCCACAatctgccaacactcaatcctgagatcaagccatttgaacaATGCCCTGAATTCttagccaagcaacaagcaaAATCTCATCAATACACTGAGTCAAcctttaaaagattggaagattttgggctctcaggactcttagattctgtttggggtagaagatgtcctggtgaagagatccgagattattccaagacagggaagagaaagaagaagaagggagaatcaagcagcagccatgatcattag
- the LOC112744100 gene encoding uncharacterized protein isoform X1 — translation MFTEWDKLQNFYEGLTLKAQEALDHSAGGSLQLMKTTEEAQNLIDMVANNQYFFAHQRQRQPSQRRGVMELEGVDSILAQNKMMQQQIQQQFEQMAKRIDGLQVAAVSTTSQPPTTWVQNEETQEEQQQEQVQYMHNQNPGTNEVYGDTYNPSWKNHPNLRWGDNHNQNQQPWQRNTSQNNWKNTNHNPQPNTNQNTYRKPQNNYPNSNHYPPNNHPTNQNTYHHPSTPQNQPITQDSQRITNLELLMEKMMKNQELTTKNQEASMKNLERQIGQISKQISVEKPSSSLPSDTIPNPKEECKVVQLRSGKVLTDGNQGATKHNDTEPTKNDEAINKDMMTKNVPGELTEENNKPQNLKKGKQIMEEAIPKQHQGEKSLTSPLPYPQRFHKETKDQHFHKFLETFKKLEINIPLAEALEQIPLYAKFLKELINKKRQWNEKETVMLSEECSALIKKGLPPKLEDPGCFFLPCTIGNLLINKGMCDLGASINLIPYSLVKKLGIEEVKPTQMSLELVDQSIVYPKGLIENLLVKVDKFIYPADFVILDSSEHGNDSIILGRPFLATARAIVDIEQGELTLKMHEESIILKVFPELQKEEETSKMSDDLLPKQSTDKEVEQKNKQMQEEKGIHKEAGVISKKEGITTQVTVKKERSTRKKKMKSKKKAHKGWKNKKIPTEGFSKGDKVQLVYQQQGVEDYYTVNQILSLEHMEIEHQSTQRKLTVRGDKLRHHQHQPP, via the coding sequence atgttcactgagtgggacaagttgcagaatttctatgaaggactcactcttaaagctcaagaagctcttgatcactctgccggaggctcattacaactcatgaaaaccacagaggaagctcaaaacctcattgatatggtggccaacaaccaatatttctttgctcatcaaagacaacgccaaccatcacagagaagaggagtaatggagttggaaggagtggattcaattttagctcaaaacaagatgatgcagcagcagattcaacaacagtttgagcaaatggccaaaagaattgatggcttgcaagtggcagcagtgagcaccacaagccaaccaccaaccacttgggtgcaaaatgaagaaactcaagaggagcaacagcaagagcaagtccaatacatgcacaaccaaaatcctggaacaaatgaagtctatggggatacttacaatccatcttggaagaaccatcccaacctcagatggggagacaaccataatcaaaaccaacaaccatggcaaagaaacacaagccagaacaattggaaaaacacaaaccacaacccccagccaaacactaaccaaaatacatatagaaaaccacaaaacaactacccaaattctaaccattatccacccaacaaccacccaacaaatcaaaacacctatcatcatccatcaacaccccaaaaccaaccaattacACAAGACTCACAGAGGATTACCAATCTAGAGCTactcatggagaaaatgatgaagaaccaagaattgacaaccaagaaccaagaagcctccatgaagaacctagagaggcagattggacaaatctccaaacagatttctgttgagaagccatcaagttcattacctagtgacaccattcccaacccaaaggaagaatgcaaggtcgtgcaactgagaagtggaaaagtgttaaCAGATGGTAACCAAGGGGCAACCAAGCAtaatgacactgagccaacaaagaatgatgaagccatcaacaaggacatgatGACCAAGAATGTCCCAGGAGAACTCACAGAAGAGAACAACaagccacagaatttgaagaaaggaaaacAAATCATGGAAGAAGCAATTCCAAAACAGCATCAAGGGGAGAAGAGCTTAACATCACCActgccttatccacagagatttcacaaggaaacaaaggatcagcacttccacaaatttcttgagactttcaaaaagttggaaatcaacatacctttggcagaggctttggagcaaatacctctgtatgccaagtttctaaaggagctcatcaacaagaagagacagtggaatgaaaaggagactgtaatgctcagtgaagaatgcagtgcactcattaaaaagggactccctcccaagcttgaagaccctggatgtttcttcttaccatgcactattggaaacctactcattaacaaggggatgtgcgatttaggagcaagcataaatctaatcccatattctttagtgaaaaagcttggcatagaggaggtgaaaccaacaCAGATGTctttggaattggtggaccaatcaatagtatatcctaaagggctgattgagaaccttttagttaaggttgacaagtttatctatccagcagattttgtgatcctggattcttcagaacatggaaatgactccataatacttggtcgaccatttttggccactgctagagccattgtggacatagagcaaggagagttaaccctcaagatgcatgaggagagcatcatcctgaaagtctttccagaattacaaaaggaagaagaaacaagcaaaatgagTGATGATCTTCTTCCAAAGCAATCGACTGACAAGGaagtagaacagaaaaacaaacagatgcaagaagaaaaagggattcacaaggaagcaggggtgataagCAAGAAGGAAGGTATTACAACCCAAGTaactgtcaagaaagaaagatcaacaagaaagaaaaagatgaagagcaagaaaaaggctcacaaaggttggaagaacaagaaaatcccaactgaaggattttctaaaggtgataaggtgcaactagtatatcaacagcaGGGAgtagaagattattacactgtcaaccaaattctttctcttgagcatatggaaattgagcatcaaagcacacagagaaagctgacagtgagaggtgacaagttgagacatcaccaacatcaaccaccctaa